ACAATGGCGGCTTCCTCTATCACGAACAGGACGGCATGCTGATCCCCGGCAATTGCCCGCCGGACTATGATGGCGGCCGCATCGAACGGGTCGACCTGTCGACCGGCAAGGTCGAGCGCGTGCTGGACACGGTGGACGGCAACAAGCTGACCGGCCCGAACGACCTCGTCTTCGACAAGGCCGGCAATCTCTACTTCACTGACCATGGCAAGACCTATTCCCGTCACCGCGACTTTGGCGGGCTTTACTTCCTGGCGAAGGGCGCCAGCGAAGCGAAGGAGCTCGACTTCCACTATTCCAGCCCCAATGGCGTCGGCCTCTCGCCTGACGAGCAGACCGTCTACATGGCCGACACGATGACCGGCCGCATGTGGGCGTTCGACCTGGAAAGCCCCGGCGTGATCAAGCCAGCCAGCCCGCTGAATGGCGGCCGCGTCGTCGCCACCATGCCCGGCCTGCAATATTTCGACAGCCTCGGCATGACCGCGGCCGGGAATGTCTGTGTAGCAACCATCCTGAATGGCGGCATCACCACGATCACACCCGAAGGTG
This is a stretch of genomic DNA from Hyphomonas adhaerens MHS-3. It encodes these proteins:
- a CDS encoding SMP-30/gluconolactonase/LRE family protein, with product MEYETVASGLRFPEGPVVMADGSIIVVEIEKKCITRCWDGGKTEVIATPGGGPNGLAIGPDGALWVCNNGGFLYHEQDGMLIPGNCPPDYDGGRIERVDLSTGKVERVLDTVDGNKLTGPNDLVFDKAGNLYFTDHGKTYSRHRDFGGLYFLAKGASEAKELDFHYSSPNGVGLSPDEQTVYMADTMTGRMWAFDLESPGVIKPASPLNGGRVVATMPGLQYFDSLGMTAAGNVCVATILNGGITTITPEGEFSHIAFPDLLVTNIAFGGDDMRDAYITLSGTGNLIKCRWPEPGLTLNFNA